A region of the Deinococcus aquiradiocola genome:
GGGTGGTTTCGGCGTCGCGTTCGCGCCCGTCGGGGACGGCGACGACGATGCGGCTGTGCGCCTCGCCGAACAGGGCCGCGTCGGGCCGGGCGGCCGTGTCGAGCTGCACGGTGACGTTCACGCCGCCCCCGAGCGCCATCTCGGCCAGCGTGACGGCGAGGCCGCCCTCGGCGCAGTCGTGCGCGGTGGTGGTCAGCCCGCCCCGGATCAGGGCGAGCGTGCCGTCGATGACGCGCTGCGCGAGGCCCAGGTCGAGCGGCGGGACGTGCCCGGCCTCCAGGCCGTGAATGCTCTCCAGGTACTGCGACGCGCCGATGCCTTCGCTGACGGCGTCGTCACCCGGCTCGCCCAGCAGGTACAGGGTGTGCGTGCCGCCCGGCAGGGACTGCGTGGCGCGCAGCGTGATGTCGGGCAGCACGCCCACCATGCCGATGGTGGGCGTGGGGTGAATGGCGACCGTTCGGCCTTCTTCGACGTACTGGTTGTACAGGCTGACGTTGCCGCCCGTGACGGGCGTGTTCAGCGCGCGGCACGCGTCCGCGATGCCCTGCACGCCCCGCACCATCTGGTAGTACACCTCCGGCCGGTGCGGGTTCCCGTAATTGAGGTTGTCGGTGATGGCGAGCGGCGTGGCCCCCACGCACGCGAGGTTCCGGGCGGCTTCCGCCACGGCCGCCGCCGCGCCCACGTACGGGTCCAGCTGCACGAAGCGCGGGTTGCAGTCGCTCGTGGCGGCCACGCCCATCCCGCTGCCCTTCACGCGCAGCACCGCCGCGTCCGCCGCGCCCGGCAGGACCACGGTGTTCGTCATGACCTGATGATCGTACCGCTCATAGATCGGCCGCTTCGACGCGATGGTCGGGTGCGCCAGCAGCGTCTTCAGCACGCCGCCCAGGTCCGCCGGGACCGGCACGCCACTCAGGTCACGTTCGCGCGCCGCAACGATCTCGGCGCTCTCCACGCCCTCCCGCGTGTACTTGGGCGCCTCGTTCAGCAGGTCGACCGGCAGGTCGCACACCACCTCGCCGCGCCACGTCAGGCGGTAATTGCGGTGGTCCTCCACCTGCCCGATGTTCACCACGTCCAGCTCCCACTTCGCCAGCAGGTCCAGCAGTTCCTGCTCACGGCCCGGGACGGGCACCAGAATCATGCGCTCCTGCGACTCCGAGAGGCACAACTCCATCGGCACCATGCCTTCCTCACGGGTCGGCACGTCGTCCAGACGCATCGTGATGCCCAGCCCCGCCCGGTACGCCATCTCGCACGTGCTGCTCACCAGGCCCGCCGCGCCCATGTCCTGCACGCCCGCCACGACGCCCGACTCGATCGCCTCCAGCGTCGCCTCCAGCAGCAGCTTCTCCATGAACGGATCGCCCACCTGCACGGCCGGACGGTCCGCCTGCGACGCGTCCGACAGGTCCGCCGACGCGAACACCGCGCCGCCCAGCCCGTCCCGGCCCGTCTTCGACCCCACGTAGATGATCACGTTCCCGACCTCACCCATCGTGCCCTTCGCGAGGTCCTCGTGCCGCAACAGCCCCAGCGCCATCACGTTCACGAGCGGGTTCTCCTGATAACTCGGGTGGAACGTCACCTCACCGCCCACCGTCGGCACGCCGATCGCGTTCCCGTAATGACTGATGCCCTCCACCACGCCGTTCAGCAGGAACCGCGTGCGGGGACTGTCCGGATCACCGAACCGCAGGCTGTCCAGCACCGCGAACGGCCGCGCGCCCATCGCGAAAATGTCACGCAGGATGCCGCCCACGCCCGTCGCCGCGCCCTGGAACGGCTCCACCGCCGACGGGTGATTGTGGCTCTCCATCTTGAACGCCACGCCCCACCCCTCCCCGATATCCACCACGCCCGCATTCTCACCGGGACCCTGAAGCACCTGCGGCCCCGTGGTCGGAAACGCACTGAACAGCGGCCGCGAGTTCTTGTACCCGCAGTGCTCGCTCCACATAGCCCCCACGATGGCGGCCTCCAACGCGTTCGGTTCGCGCCCGATCCGCGAGACCAGCAGATCGTACTCGTCAGTCGAAAGGCCAAAAGTGCCCGCACGGTCGCGGAGGGATTGAGTGTGTGTCATGGATTCTCCTGAAAAGGTGTGGGCGGCCAGACGGACGCGCCCGGAACGCGCTTGAGCAGAACGAAGGATTCCAGACTGTTCGACAGCGTCTGGATTTCGCAGTGCCCGGCGCGGGAACGCACGAGCGAACTGGTTGCCTGCCCCGACTCGACTGCGCGGTTCAGGCGTTCACTGCGCTCCATCTGCCCGCTCAGGTGTCCGGCAGGCAGGGGAGGGAGGTTCGGGCCGCACCATGCGGGCACGAGTGCGGCGGCCACCGCGACGCCCCGGCTTCCCAGGGGGACGGAGACGTTCGAGACGAGGATGCCGGGCGTGGACGGGTCATACTGAATGCGGACGGTTCCGGCCGTCACGTACCGGTCGGCCGCGACGTGCCGGACGGGCAGCGCGAGCGACTGCACGGCCGTGTGAAACGCGGCGGGCGCGGCCTGAACGGTACTCAGGCCAGCCAGCACGCACCACGTCACAGTCCGCACGTTGCTGCGCTCAGGCCTTCTTGCCGAGCTGGACCTGCCCGCGGTGATACGCGATGTGGGCGAGGTGCGCGCCCAGGGCGGGCAGGCGGGGGCGCTGCCCGCCGGGCAGGGCGGCGGAGAACACCGTGCCGGAAAGGCCCTCGTCCCCGGCGTCCCGGAGGGTGCGGACGACGGTGTCGGTCACGCGGTCCAGTTCCGCGAGGATGGCGGCCTTGTCGGCCGTGACCTGCACGGGCGCGGGCTGCTGCGTGAGGGTCTGCACGGCGGGCGTGTTCTCCCAGCCGAGGTGCTGGTAGTTGGGGGTGCGGTCGTCGAGGACCACGAGCCGCAGCCATTCCGAGACGTGCAGCGCGTGCCACGCGGCGGCGTGCCCGGTGCGGGCGGTGCCGAACGCGTCGTCCGGCACGCCGTCCAGCGACGCGCGGAAGGACGTGAGTTCGGCGGCGTAACTGTCGGCCAGGAAGGCGCTGAGGGTCGTCACGCGCGCACTCCGGCGCGCAGGCTCTCGAAGAGGCCGCGGCCGTCCTCGCTGCCGAGCAGGGCCTCCACGGCGCGTTCCGGGTGCGGCATCATGCCGAGCACGTTGCCGCGCTCGCTGATGATCCCGGCGATGTCGTTCAGGGACCCGTTGGGGTTGTCCACGTACCGGAACACGACCTGCCCGTTCGCTTCGAGCTGCGAGATGGTGTCCGGGTCGGCGTAGTAGTTGCCTTCGCCGTGCGCGATGGGCACCTCGATCACCTGACCCTGCCGGTACGCGCCCGTGAAGGCGGTGCCCGCGTGCTCCACGCGCAGG
Encoded here:
- a CDS encoding DinB family protein: MTTLSAFLADSYAAELTSFRASLDGVPDDAFGTARTGHAAAWHALHVSEWLRLVVLDDRTPNYQHLGWENTPAVQTLTQQPAPVQVTADKAAILAELDRVTDTVVRTLRDAGDEGLSGTVFSAALPGGQRPRLPALGAHLAHIAYHRGQVQLGKKA
- the purL gene encoding phosphoribosylformylglycinamidine synthase subunit PurL — translated: MTHTQSLRDRAGTFGLSTDEYDLLVSRIGREPNALEAAIVGAMWSEHCGYKNSRPLFSAFPTTGPQVLQGPGENAGVVDIGEGWGVAFKMESHNHPSAVEPFQGAATGVGGILRDIFAMGARPFAVLDSLRFGDPDSPRTRFLLNGVVEGISHYGNAIGVPTVGGEVTFHPSYQENPLVNVMALGLLRHEDLAKGTMGEVGNVIIYVGSKTGRDGLGGAVFASADLSDASQADRPAVQVGDPFMEKLLLEATLEAIESGVVAGVQDMGAAGLVSSTCEMAYRAGLGITMRLDDVPTREEGMVPMELCLSESQERMILVPVPGREQELLDLLAKWELDVVNIGQVEDHRNYRLTWRGEVVCDLPVDLLNEAPKYTREGVESAEIVAARERDLSGVPVPADLGGVLKTLLAHPTIASKRPIYERYDHQVMTNTVVLPGAADAAVLRVKGSGMGVAATSDCNPRFVQLDPYVGAAAAVAEAARNLACVGATPLAITDNLNYGNPHRPEVYYQMVRGVQGIADACRALNTPVTGGNVSLYNQYVEEGRTVAIHPTPTIGMVGVLPDITLRATQSLPGGTHTLYLLGEPGDDAVSEGIGASQYLESIHGLEAGHVPPLDLGLAQRVIDGTLALIRGGLTTTAHDCAEGGLAVTLAEMALGGGVNVTVQLDTAARPDAALFGEAHSRIVVAVPDGRERDAETTLTNLNVPFTRLGRSEDAETGRERVAILIPRQGIELSVTLSELRDAHTGTLTEILG